ATGGCGCTGTCGTTCGCGGCGTTCCTCGTGCTCGTGCGGGTGCGGACAGGGTGGGGGATAGTCGCGGGCGGCCTCCTCTCCGCCGCCGCCATCGGCGCCAAGGCCACCGTGCTTCCCGTGGCCTTCATCTTCGGCGCGCTGGTGCTGGCGCGGACGCCGGTGGCGGCGCTGTCCCGGGGGCGCGCGCTCGCCGCCTACGCCGCTGGCGTGCTCGTGCCCGCCGTGCTGGCGGCCGGTGCCGTCGTGGTGGCGGGGGCCTCCGGCGCCATCTCGCTTCGCATCCTCCTGCGCGTGCTGAGGGGTTTCGTCGGCGTCAGCGATCTCTACAAGGTGGTAGGCTTTCCCTTCGAGGACTCTCTGGCTCCCACGCTCGCGCTCTGGTCACTCGCCGCCTGGCTGGGGTGCCTGGGCGGGCTCGCGGGGCGCGGAGTGTCGGAGCGCGGCGACGAGGCCGCGCACCTTCGCGCGGCATGCATCTGGGCGGGCGCCTTTGCGCCCCTCATGTTCGCCCTCGAGTACTTTCCCTCCCGGTACAAGGTCCACATTCTGGTGCCGATGGGCGTGATCATCGCCGTGGGACTCTCGTGGCTACAGCGCGAGGGCCTCACGGGCTTGGCCGCCGCGCTCGGGAGATGCACCGGGATACGTCGCATGGGTGCGGCGTTCCTGCTGTCCGCCCCCACCTCGCTCATCGTCACGACGGCGCTCTTGTCGCTGGGCGGATCGATCGGCCTGGATCCCGCGCGCCTGCGCCTGCGCTACGCCGTCTTCCTCCTGGCGCTCGTCGGGGCGGCCGCGCTCGTGTCACGCGCGCTCGCTCGCGTGCCCGCGGTGCGGTGCCTCGTGTGGCTCCCACCGCTGTGGGCCTCGGCATGGCTCGTCGTGGAGCGCCTCACGCTCGCCGGCGCGCCCTTCTGGCCCGACGCGGCGGGGATCGGGCAGGCGCCGCGCTGGGCGCTCCTCGTTCTTGCGATAGCGGGTGCCTTGCTGTTGGCCGCGACGTCCACCTGGCCGCGCGGCGCCGGCGGGCTCGCGGTGGTCACGGCGGCCCTGCTCGTCGGGGTGCTCGGCCTCGTGCGCCTCGCGCCCGGATATCTGGATCCGCACTACTCGATGCGGGACAGCTCCCGCGATCTCGGGACGCTCCTGAGCGGCGTGAACGGACCGATCCGCACCCTCGGCGCCGAAGCGCTCTTCAGCGACAACCGGCTCCGCTACCGCAGCGTGCTCGGGGGGCAGTGGCCGAGCGCGCCCCCCGACGTGCTGGTGCTCGCCGGCCGTATCGCGGATCCCCAGGACCGCCTGCACCACGAGTACCGGCTGGTCCGTCAGTACGCGATCTACGTGTCGCCGGAGTTCATCCTGGGCGAGCCCACGTGGTCGGCCGCGGTGGGACAGTTCCGGCGGACGACGGTCAGCGTCTACCGGCGGGCGAGCGAGGGCGGCTAGGAGCCTGGGGGCGAGGGCGCGGCGCGGCGCACGATCTCGTGGACGGCGTAGCCCGCCTCGGCGAGATGTCGCTTCACCGCGTCGATCTGGTCGCGTCCCGACGTCTCGAGCGTCACCTCCACCTCGGTCTGCCCGAGCCGCGCCCGTGAGAACGCGCGGTCGTGGAGGATGTGCAGCACGTTGGCGCGCATCTCCGCCACCAGCGCGGTGAGCCGCGCGAGCTCGCCGGGCCGGTCGCGCAGCATGACGGCCAGGCGCACGAGCCGGCCGTCCTTGACGAGGCCGCGCTCGATGATCCGCGAGATCAGGTTGACGTCGATGTTACCACCGGAGAGGACGAGCGCCACCGTCTTCCCCGTCAACGCGACTTTCTTGTTGACGAGGGCGGCCAGGGGCACCGCGCCCGCGCCCTCGACCACCGTCTTCTCGATCTCGAGCAGCAGCAGGATGGCGTTGGCGATCTCCTCCTCGCTCACCGTCACCACCTGGTCGAGCCACCGCCGGGCCAGCGACAGGGTCAGCTCCCCCACGCGCCGCACCGCGATGCCGTCGGCGATGGTGGCGGCGGCGGCGACGGTGACGCGGTCGTTCGAGGTCAGCGCCGCCTTCATCGCGGCGATCTCCTCGGCCTCCACGCCGATCACCTCGACGCCCGCGCGTCGGGACTTCAGCGCGATGGCCACCCCGGTGGAGAGCCCGCCGCCGCCGACGGGCACCAGGACGGCGTCCAGCTCCGGCACCTGGGCGGCCAGCTCGAGCCCGATCGTGCCCTGGCCGGCGATCACCCGCGCGTCGTCGAAGGGGTGCACGAACACGAGCCGCCGCGCCGCCTCGATCTCCCGCGCGCGGGCGTAGGCTGCGTCGTAGTTGTCGCCGTGGAGCACGACTTCCGCGCCCTGGCGCCGCGCCGACAGCACCTTGGTCAGCGGCGCCCACTCCGGCATCACGATGACGGCGGCGATGCCCAGGCGCGCCGCGTGGAAGGCCACCGCGAGGCCGTGATTGCCCGCGCTCGCCGTCACCACGCCGCGCTCGCGCTCCTCCGGGGTGAGCTGCAGCAGCACGTTGGCGGCTCCGCGCTCCTTGAAGGAGCCCGTCATCTGGAGGTTCTCCAGCTTGACGAAGACCCGCGCGCCCGTGAGCTCGCTCAGGCTCTGGGAGTACGCGCACGGCGTCACGTGGATCACTCCGGCCAGGCGGGCCTGCGCGGCCTCGATCTCGGCGGGCCCCACCGCCTCCGCGGGCAGGGCGCTCACGCGGCGTCCGCGCTCAAAACCCCACCACGATGCCCTGGGAGGGATTGGCCCAGCCCACCGGCATCAGCGGGGTGGAATGCGCCCAGCCGATGCGCCCCTTCCAGTCCACCGCGATCAGGCCGCCCCCGCCGCGCCCCTCTTCCACGAGCACGTCCAGCGCGACCTGGCAGGCGTGCTTGGGATCGCCCACCGACTTCATGATCTCGAGCGTGCGCCGGGCCAGCACCACGCGGATGATGGCCTCGCCGTCGCCGGTGCAGGACACGCCGCCCAGCGTGCTTTCCGCGTAGGTGCCGCACCCGATGAGGGGCGAATCGCCCACGCGTCCGGGGAGCTTGCCGCTCGTGCCGCCGGTGGAGGTCGCGGCGGCGATCACGCCCGCGCGATCGAGGGCAACCGCGCCCACCGTGCCCGCCTGGGTCTCCTGCAGCCGGCGCCGTTGATGCTCGAGGACGAGCTCGGCGGGATCGCAGAGCGGCACGCCCAGCGCCCGCGCCTGCGCGAGCGCGCCCTCGGCGACGAAGAGACAGTGGCGGCCGGCCTCGAGGACGCGGCGGGCGAGCGTGATGGGATGGCGGACGCCGCTCACGCAGGCCACCGCGCCGTTGGTGAGCCCGTCCCCCTCCATGATCGAGGCGTCCATCTCCACCGTGCCCGCGCTGGTGAGGACGGAGCCGCGTCCCGCGTTGAAGCGCGGATGGTCCTCCATCGCGCACACCGCCGCTTCCACCGCGTCGAGCGACGAGCCGCCGGCAGCCAGGCGCTCCCATCCCGCGTGCACCGCCTGCTCGATGCCCGCGCGCAGCTCCTCGCGGCCGCCCTTGGGATCGGCGCCCGCGCCGCCGTGCACGATCAGCGCGGGCACGCGGCTTGTCACCGCTCGCTCCCGTTCGGTATCATCGCTCCGTGATTGTCCCCGAAGTTGGCGGCGAGAACAACGTGTCGCTCGCCGATCTCGCCGCGAGCATCATCGCGTGCCGCCGCTGTCCCCGACTCGTCCGCCACCGCGAAGCGGTCGCCGCCGCGCCCCCACGCCGCTACCGCGGCGAGACCTACTGGGCGCGCCCGCTCCCCGGCTTCGGCGATCCTCGCGCGCGCGTGCTCGTGATGGGACTGGCGCCCGCCGCCCACGGCGGGAACCGCACCGGGCGCATGTTCACCGGCGACCGCAGCGGCGACTGGCTCTACCGCGCGCTGCACGCCGCGGGCTTCGCCAATCAGCCCACGTCGCGCCATGCCGGCGATGGCCTCCGTCTGCACGGCGCCTACATCACCGCGGCGGCGCGCTGCGCGCCGCCGGCCAACAAGCCCACGCCGGGGGAGCTGGCGCGGTGTCAGCCCTTCCTGCTGGAGGAGCTCCGGCGCCTCACGGAGGTGCGCGTGATCGTGGCCCTCGGCAAGATCGGCTGGGACACCTATCTCCGGGCGCGCCGCGCTCTTGCCGCTCCGCTGCCGCGGCCTCTGCCGCGGTTCGGCCACGGCGCCGAGGCGGCGATGCCCGACGGCGTGATCCTCCTCGGCTGCTTTCACCCGAGCCAGCAGAACACATTCACCGGCCGGCTCACGCGTCCCATGCTGCACGGCGTGTTCCGGCGCGCCCGCACGCTCGCCCGCCGCCGCTCGTGACCGGCGTCGCGCCGTACGGGCTCGTCTGGGCCATTCTCGTCTACGCGTGGATCGCCAACTATCTCATCCGCATGGCGCTGTCCGCGCTGCTCCCGCCCATCATGGCGGAGTTCGGCCTCACCTACGCCCAGGCCGGCCTCCTCTCGGCGGCGGTGTTCTACGCCTACACGAGCATGCAGCTCCCGGCGGGCGCCCTGGGGGACCGGCTGGGACGCCGGCGCATGGTCATCGCCGGCGTGTTGCTCAGCGCCGGCGCCTCGGTGTTCACGGGCCTGGCCGGCACGCTCACACTGCTCTTCGTCGCCCGCCTCGCCACCGGGCTCAGCCAGGGCTTCCTCTTCTCGAACGATCGCGTGATCATCGCCGCCACCACGCCGCCCGGCCGCATCGCGCTCGGGCAGGGGATCTCCTTCTCGGGGCCCGGGCTCGGCACCACGCTGGGGCTGGTGCTCGCCGGCTACCTCGGCACGCTCCTGCCGTGGCGGCATGTGTTCCTGCTCTTCGCGTTCCCCCCTCTCCTCGCCGCATTGATGATCTGGCGGTGGATCCCCGAGCCGCCCCGCGCGACGGCGGCCGCCGACCCCGCCTGGCCCTTCCAGCGCGTGCTGCGCACGCGCGACTTCTGGCTGCTCGCGATCAGCGGCATGGTGCCCATCTACGTGCAGTTCCTCCTCGCGACGTGGGGCCCCGCGCTCTTCGTGGAGGCGGGCGTCCGCGATCTCGCCCGCTCCGCCTCGCTGGCGAGCCTGCAGGGTCTCACCG
This window of the Candidatus Methylomirabilota bacterium genome carries:
- the ilvA gene encoding threonine ammonia-lyase, whose protein sequence is MSALPAEAVGPAEIEAAQARLAGVIHVTPCAYSQSLSELTGARVFVKLENLQMTGSFKERGAANVLLQLTPEERERGVVTASAGNHGLAVAFHAARLGIAAVIVMPEWAPLTKVLSARRQGAEVVLHGDNYDAAYARAREIEAARRLVFVHPFDDARVIAGQGTIGLELAAQVPELDAVLVPVGGGGLSTGVAIALKSRRAGVEVIGVEAEEIAAMKAALTSNDRVTVAAAATIADGIAVRRVGELTLSLARRWLDQVVTVSEEEIANAILLLLEIEKTVVEGAGAVPLAALVNKKVALTGKTVALVLSGGNIDVNLISRIIERGLVKDGRLVRLAVMLRDRPGELARLTALVAEMRANVLHILHDRAFSRARLGQTEVEVTLETSGRDQIDAVKRHLAEAGYAVHEIVRRAAPSPPGS
- a CDS encoding isoaspartyl peptidase/L-asparaginase, translating into MTSRVPALIVHGGAGADPKGGREELRAGIEQAVHAGWERLAAGGSSLDAVEAAVCAMEDHPRFNAGRGSVLTSAGTVEMDASIMEGDGLTNGAVACVSGVRHPITLARRVLEAGRHCLFVAEGALAQARALGVPLCDPAELVLEHQRRRLQETQAGTVGAVALDRAGVIAAATSTGGTSGKLPGRVGDSPLIGCGTYAESTLGGVSCTGDGEAIIRVVLARRTLEIMKSVGDPKHACQVALDVLVEEGRGGGGLIAVDWKGRIGWAHSTPLMPVGWANPSQGIVVGF
- a CDS encoding uracil-DNA glycosylase; its protein translation is MIVPEVGGENNVSLADLAASIIACRRCPRLVRHREAVAAAPPRRYRGETYWARPLPGFGDPRARVLVMGLAPAAHGGNRTGRMFTGDRSGDWLYRALHAAGFANQPTSRHAGDGLRLHGAYITAAARCAPPANKPTPGELARCQPFLLEELRRLTEVRVIVALGKIGWDTYLRARRALAAPLPRPLPRFGHGAEAAMPDGVILLGCFHPSQQNTFTGRLTRPMLHGVFRRARTLARRRS
- a CDS encoding MFS transporter, whose product is MTGVAPYGLVWAILVYAWIANYLIRMALSALLPPIMAEFGLTYAQAGLLSAAVFYAYTSMQLPAGALGDRLGRRRMVIAGVLLSAGASVFTGLAGTLTLLFVARLATGLSQGFLFSNDRVIIAATTPPGRIALGQGISFSGPGLGTTLGLVLAGYLGTLLPWRHVFLLFAFPPLLAALMIWRWIPEPPRATAAADPAWPFQRVLRTRDFWLLAISGMVPIYVQFLLATWGPALFVEAGVRDLARSASLASLQGLTAPAGLLVSGLATDRLRARGYHGKLVIAAALSGSVLTVLAMGLIIRQHGHAWLLTLALLGTSFFIWCCWGPAYAILGDLFPSSVLGRAFGAFNTICFLGAVASPFVTGWLRDLTGSFVAGLHGAAALSALAVAGMMSLDRPFRAAAGPASVAGRARS